A single region of the Fenollaria sporofastidiosus genome encodes:
- a CDS encoding TetR/AcrR family transcriptional regulator, with product MKEEKQKVGQIRKKEIREAAKKCFFTKGFQSTTMEDVITEIGMSRGGVYHHYASTNEMLKDLMLDGNDYRNSLINEYLENNRGKDKYQQMGDILVDKSLADTDLMRLYTLLLQAKKYNEDFEKLYQELKLNTTNELSLIAKQLGIKADIFGDGFLVNYINGLILSSEILGARKSYSEHKRYIKETMINYIVDVEKKN from the coding sequence TTGAAAGAAGAAAAACAAAAAGTTGGACAAATTAGAAAAAAAGAGATTCGAGAAGCTGCAAAAAAATGTTTTTTTACAAAAGGCTTTCAAAGCACAACGATGGAAGATGTTATTACAGAGATAGGTATGAGTAGAGGGGGTGTTTATCATCATTATGCAAGTACAAATGAAATGCTTAAAGACTTAATGCTTGATGGTAATGATTACAGAAACAGCTTGATAAATGAGTATTTGGAAAATAATCGAGGCAAAGATAAATATCAGCAAATGGGTGATATTTTGGTTGATAAGTCACTGGCTGATACAGATTTGATGAGATTATATACGCTCCTTTTACAGGCAAAAAAATATAATGAGGATTTTGAAAAGTTGTATCAAGAATTGAAACTTAATACGACTAATGAGCTAAGTTTAATCGCCAAGCAGCTTGGAATTAAAGCAGATATATTTGGTGATGGTTTTTTAGTGAATTATATCAATGGATTGATATTAAGTTCAGAAATTTTAGGTGCGAGAAAGTCTTATAGCGAGCATAAACGATATATAAAAGAAACAATGATAAATTATATTGTTGATGTAGAAAAGAAAAATTAA
- a CDS encoding helix-turn-helix transcriptional regulator, protein MAFITKVKEYREKAKYKQSELAEMVNARRETIVHLENGKYNPSLKLAMDIAKVFNVSVEDLFEFTDD, encoded by the coding sequence ATGGCATTTATAACGAAAGTGAAAGAATATCGAGAAAAGGCAAAATATAAGCAATCTGAACTTGCTGAAATGGTAAATGCCAGAAGAGAAACTATTGTACATCTTGAAAATGGGAAATATAATCCATCATTAAAATTAGCCATGGATATTGCAAAAGTATTTAATGTTAGTGTAGAAGATTTATTTGAATTTACAGATGATTGA
- a CDS encoding ATP-binding cassette domain-containing protein, with protein MLELQNLTVGFDGESILKNINMIFKPGEVTVITGHSGTGKSSLLKVINGIIPEYNNAELEGDIVFNGKSLFGLTILERSKFISTVFQNPKTQFYCINSTDELAFQLENRNIDKDLILDKIQYYSAVLGTKELLDRNIFELSGGEKQLIAVTACGISENEIILLDEPSSSLDQVAIEHLQNAIMELKKRKKIIIIVEHRLFYLKDMLDKLCVIENGTYKEYTKEQFCDDFFEQVSEKHNLRSFNAISKNNFLSRKYKQVEVLKKNSSDLDCKALSCLNFKKKYERKEIFDFSIAFESGINFIIGQNGVGKSTFINLLMGLTRGTGEVFYKGEKLKKRYENIFAVMQDVNYQLFTESVWQELGTVTKQDDLKNEALRKVHLFNKKEMHPSSLSGGEKQRLLLAMSMVSQKPIIIFDEPTSGLCKMQMDILIEFLNQMVSQGKTIIIITHDYEFIDRCNGKVYEFVK; from the coding sequence ATGCTTGAATTACAAAATTTAACAGTGGGTTTTGACGGTGAAAGCATATTGAAAAATATAAATATGATTTTCAAACCCGGTGAAGTAACCGTCATTACAGGACATTCAGGAACAGGAAAAAGTAGCTTGCTAAAAGTTATCAATGGAATCATTCCGGAATACAATAATGCAGAATTAGAAGGAGATATTGTATTTAACGGAAAATCATTGTTTGGCTTGACAATATTGGAACGATCTAAATTTATATCTACAGTGTTTCAAAATCCTAAAACACAATTTTATTGTATCAATTCAACCGATGAACTGGCTTTTCAGTTGGAAAATAGAAACATAGACAAAGATTTGATTTTAGATAAAATTCAGTATTATTCAGCGGTTTTAGGTACAAAGGAATTATTAGATAGGAATATCTTTGAACTATCTGGAGGCGAAAAGCAATTGATTGCAGTAACAGCTTGTGGGATTTCTGAAAATGAAATTATCTTGTTGGATGAACCCTCATCTTCCTTAGATCAGGTTGCAATAGAGCATTTACAGAATGCCATTATGGAACTGAAAAAAAGAAAGAAAATTATCATCATTGTGGAGCATAGATTGTTTTATCTGAAAGATATGCTTGATAAATTGTGTGTGATAGAAAATGGAACTTATAAAGAATACACAAAAGAGCAGTTTTGTGATGATTTCTTTGAACAGGTTTCTGAAAAACACAATCTAAGGAGTTTTAATGCGATTTCTAAAAACAATTTTTTAAGCAGGAAATATAAGCAAGTAGAAGTGTTAAAGAAAAATTCTTCAGATCTTGATTGTAAAGCATTGTCTTGTTTGAATTTCAAAAAAAAATATGAAAGAAAGGAAATCTTTGACTTCAGTATTGCCTTTGAATCCGGTATCAATTTCATCATTGGTCAAAATGGTGTTGGGAAAAGCACTTTTATCAATTTGCTGATGGGGCTGACAAGAGGAACAGGAGAGGTGTTTTATAAGGGAGAAAAACTAAAAAAACGATATGAAAATATTTTTGCAGTCATGCAAGATGTTAATTATCAACTTTTCACAGAATCTGTATGGCAAGAACTTGGAACAGTTACGAAACAGGATGATTTGAAAAATGAAGCCTTAAGAAAGGTACATTTATTTAATAAAAAAGAAATGCACCCAAGTTCGTTATCAGGTGGAGAAAAACAGAGATTGTTACTTGCTATGTCTATGGTAAGCCAAAAACCAATCATAATATTTGATGAACCAACGAGTGGACTTTGCAAAATGCAAATGGATATTTTGATTGAATTTTTGAATCAAATGGTATCACAAGGGAAAACTATTATTATAATCACACACGATTATGAATTTATAGATAGATGTAACGGAAAAGTATATGAGTTTGTGAAATAA
- a CDS encoding class I SAM-dependent methyltransferase, whose translation MGKIEMQEKIKPVLNGTAETMLQSFYARAEYSQRKKHKFYDAKAVELVNKIDYDFSTAAKDRTMSSGVIARTLVFDELVKEFIGRNPTATIVNIACGLDTRFYRVDNGTITWYNLDLPDVINLRDQIFLESGRVSSISASALDPNWFKEVKNRENVLFIIEGLSMYLTAEENAKILSIIHKNFDTATVIMECIAKMWVKREGVEKSIQQTGARFVFGADSFDDIKNIAQGFHKIKDDNILRGMRVLMPTLKLIDWLPIARKITQKILVFSKD comes from the coding sequence TTGGGGAAAATAGAAATGCAAGAGAAAATAAAACCTGTTTTGAACGGCACTGCAGAAACTATGCTTCAAAGTTTTTATGCACGTGCAGAGTATTCACAGAGAAAGAAGCATAAATTCTATGATGCAAAAGCAGTAGAACTTGTAAATAAGATTGATTATGACTTTTCAACTGCAGCAAAAGATCGTACCATGAGTAGTGGTGTAATCGCACGCACACTCGTCTTTGACGAACTGGTCAAAGAATTTATTGGGCGAAACCCGACTGCTACAATAGTGAACATTGCCTGTGGACTGGACACAAGATTTTATCGTGTGGATAATGGTACTATCACTTGGTATAATCTGGATCTGCCTGATGTTATAAATCTCAGAGATCAGATTTTTTTAGAAAGCGGGAGAGTTTCATCTATCAGTGCGTCTGCTTTAGATCCAAATTGGTTCAAGGAAGTAAAAAACAGAGAGAATGTACTTTTTATTATAGAAGGACTGTCCATGTATCTCACTGCTGAAGAAAATGCCAAGATACTTTCTATCATTCATAAAAACTTTGACACCGCTACGGTCATAATGGAATGTATTGCAAAGATGTGGGTAAAACGAGAAGGGGTTGAAAAATCCATTCAGCAAACCGGAGCCAGATTCGTTTTCGGTGCAGACAGCTTTGATGATATAAAGAATATTGCTCAGGGGTTTCATAAGATTAAAGATGACAACATATTACGTGGTATGCGTGTTCTTATGCCTACATTAAAGCTAATCGACTGGCTTCCGATTGCGAGGAAGATCACGCAGAAGATTCTTGTTTTTAGTAAAGATTAA
- a CDS encoding MATE family efflux transporter — protein sequence MKEDMKTQLLTKSPKELLFKLAIPGIIGMIVIGLYPFMDGVFAGWIIGDYAMSAISISMSLTIINGGVSALIGVGSASILSRAIGKGDKETTDKIFGNFCYWVILFSIVITILGLIFAPNFLDLVGAKGNIKELGVRYLRVVFFGSIFVNFAQAGNMTMRGEGALKQSMIIMGVGAILNIILDPIFMKLMGEYAIEGAAIATVISQIVQAILTFRYFSKKSAFVGIHKIQKSKDISSEMFSIGSSAMMMQILFAVQQTFLFKQAFAYGGDDWGILMSATMRLYMFSFIPLWGMSQGLQPVIGANFGAKQYKRVKDTMKVFMYGATILAALSWIPSMFYSEKLLSLFSVRSEIIEAGVMNFKMFYSTFILYGIMIMTLTFFQSIGDGKKAGMIVMLRQLVLFIPAILLFPKAFGASAVWWTEPIVDFSMIMLGLFLMLNGLRKMGKQQITKS from the coding sequence ATGAAAGAAGATATGAAAACACAACTATTAACAAAAAGTCCTAAAGAACTGTTATTTAAGTTGGCAATTCCTGGAATAATCGGGATGATTGTCATAGGATTGTATCCATTTATGGATGGTGTGTTTGCGGGATGGATTATTGGAGACTATGCAATGTCTGCTATTAGTATATCCATGTCCTTAACAATAATAAATGGTGGAGTATCAGCACTTATTGGAGTTGGTAGTGCATCAATATTATCAAGGGCGATTGGAAAGGGAGATAAAGAAACAACTGACAAGATATTTGGAAATTTTTGTTATTGGGTAATTTTATTCTCTATAGTTATCACAATATTAGGTTTGATATTTGCACCTAATTTTTTGGATTTAGTAGGAGCAAAGGGGAATATTAAAGAACTTGGAGTCAGATATTTAAGAGTAGTTTTTTTTGGCTCCATATTTGTTAATTTTGCTCAAGCCGGAAATATGACAATGCGTGGTGAAGGTGCATTAAAGCAATCTATGATTATTATGGGGGTAGGAGCAATATTAAACATTATTTTAGATCCTATTTTCATGAAGTTGATGGGAGAATATGCGATTGAAGGGGCAGCTATTGCAACTGTAATCTCTCAAATTGTGCAAGCTATATTAACCTTCCGCTATTTTTCAAAGAAAAGTGCTTTTGTGGGGATTCATAAAATCCAAAAGAGTAAGGATATTTCCAGTGAAATGTTTAGCATAGGAAGTTCTGCAATGATGATGCAAATTTTATTTGCAGTACAGCAAACATTTTTGTTTAAGCAAGCCTTTGCGTATGGAGGAGATGATTGGGGAATTTTGATGTCTGCTACAATGCGATTATATATGTTTTCCTTTATTCCACTGTGGGGTATGAGTCAAGGTTTACAGCCTGTTATTGGGGCAAATTTCGGAGCAAAGCAATATAAAAGAGTAAAAGATACAATGAAGGTTTTTATGTACGGAGCAACTATTCTTGCAGCTCTTTCATGGATACCATCGATGTTTTATTCAGAAAAATTACTATCACTATTCAGTGTAAGAAGTGAAATCATAGAAGCTGGTGTTATGAATTTCAAGATGTTTTATTCTACATTCATCTTATATGGAATTATGATTATGACACTCACATTTTTCCAATCCATAGGAGATGGGAAAAAAGCAGGTATGATTGTAATGCTTAGACAGTTAGTTTTATTTATTCCTGCAATATTACTATTTCCAAAGGCATTTGGAGCGTCAGCAGTTTGGTGGACAGAACCTATCGTAGATTTTAGTATGATTATGTTGGGACTGTTTTTAATGCTTAATGGACTTAGGAAAATGGGAAAACAACAAATTACAAAAAGTTAG
- a CDS encoding recombinase family protein gives MRNFEKITALYERLSRDDELQGESNSIINQKKILEEYASKNNLSNIIHFTDDGISGTQFDRPGFMAMMNGVNQGNIGCIIVKDMSRLGRDYLKVGQCMEILRQKGVRLIAINDNVDSFYREDDFTPFRNIMNEWYARDTSRKIQSTFKSKGESGKHTASTPPYGYIKDEKDKNKWIVDEKAAEIVRRIFNLTMQGNGPYRIAKILESEKVDIPAYHQQKLGYGLYQSKNFEHPYRWCSSTIASILKKQEYLGHTVNFKTRKHFKDKKSKYVSEDNWLIFENTHEPIIDQETFDNVQRIRGNVKRYPDGWGEYHPLTGLMYCADCGSKMYVHRTSNYKNIPYYTCSAYTKTPCGMLCPSAHRIKAEVVLNLIRETLKDIKKYLDEDNEAFIRSIQNEMEEKEKIEIEKEKIRLTESQNRLQELERLMCRIYEDMILNKIPNNRYEILNNQYETEQVALSKEIKDLEQQVSRYEKETDRARKFISLISRYENFDELTTTMINEFVEKIIVHERDRKGSQTSKQKIEIYFNFIGNYELPQAELSEEEKQKFEEEERKIKERKDRLHQNYLKRKVNGKQKEYEERYKARREEKKQEKLKSLKRTGIPVSEYRKIFKKQK, from the coding sequence ATGAGGAATTTTGAAAAGATAACAGCACTCTATGAGAGATTAAGTCGTGATGATGAACTGCAAGGAGAGAGTAACTCTATCATCAATCAGAAAAAAATATTGGAAGAATACGCAAGCAAAAATAACCTGTCAAACATCATTCACTTTACAGATGATGGAATCAGCGGAACACAGTTTGACAGACCGGGATTTATGGCAATGATGAACGGAGTCAATCAAGGAAATATTGGTTGTATCATCGTAAAAGATATGAGCAGACTTGGCAGAGATTATCTCAAAGTCGGTCAATGTATGGAGATACTAAGACAAAAGGGCGTAAGACTAATCGCTATCAATGACAATGTAGATAGTTTTTACAGAGAAGATGATTTTACCCCTTTTAGAAATATCATGAACGAATGGTATGCAAGAGATACATCAAGAAAAATCCAATCGACTTTCAAGTCAAAAGGGGAAAGTGGAAAACATACGGCAAGTACACCGCCTTATGGCTATATCAAAGATGAAAAAGATAAAAACAAATGGATAGTAGATGAAAAAGCAGCAGAGATAGTAAGGCGAATATTTAACCTGACCATGCAAGGAAATGGTCCGTATCGAATAGCAAAGATATTAGAAAGTGAAAAAGTAGATATACCCGCCTACCATCAACAAAAATTAGGCTATGGACTATATCAAAGCAAAAACTTTGAACATCCCTATCGTTGGTGCAGCTCAACCATAGCAAGCATTTTAAAGAAACAGGAATACTTGGGGCATACAGTCAATTTCAAGACAAGAAAGCATTTCAAGGACAAGAAAAGTAAATATGTATCGGAAGATAACTGGCTTATTTTTGAAAACACGCATGAACCAATCATAGACCAAGAAACCTTTGATAATGTGCAAAGGATAAGGGGAAATGTAAAAAGGTATCCTGACGGTTGGGGAGAATATCACCCACTCACAGGACTGATGTATTGTGCAGATTGTGGGAGCAAGATGTATGTTCATAGAACGAGCAATTACAAAAATATACCCTATTACACTTGCAGTGCCTATACTAAAACACCTTGTGGCATGCTTTGTCCATCAGCACACAGAATAAAAGCGGAAGTAGTCTTAAACCTTATTAGGGAAACACTGAAAGACATTAAAAAATACCTTGATGAAGATAATGAAGCCTTTATCCGTTCCATTCAAAATGAAATGGAAGAAAAAGAAAAAATAGAGATAGAAAAGGAAAAGATAAGATTAACGGAAAGCCAAAACAGACTTCAGGAACTCGAACGACTGATGTGCAGAATTTACGAAGATATGATCCTGAATAAAATACCGAATAATCGCTATGAAATCCTTAATAATCAATATGAAACGGAGCAGGTAGCTTTAAGTAAAGAAATTAAGGACTTGGAGCAGCAGGTTTCAAGATATGAAAAAGAAACAGACAGAGCAAGAAAATTTATATCTCTTATCAGTCGTTATGAAAACTTTGATGAACTTACAACTACAATGATAAATGAGTTTGTAGAAAAAATTATCGTACACGAAAGAGATAGAAAAGGAAGTCAGACATCAAAGCAAAAGATAGAAATTTACTTTAATTTCATAGGAAATTATGAACTGCCACAGGCGGAGTTAAGCGAGGAAGAAAAGCAAAAATTTGAGGAAGAAGAAAGAAAAATCAAGGAAAGAAAAGACAGGCTTCATCAAAACTACCTCAAGCGTAAAGTAAACGGCAAGCAAAAAGAATATGAGGAGAGATATAAGGCAAGGCGAGAGGAGAAAAAACAGGAAAAGCTAAAGAGTTTGAAAAGAACAGGGATACCAGTAAGTGAGTATAGAAAAATATTTAAAAAACAAAAATGA
- a CDS encoding MptD family putative ECF transporter S component: MSKRLEVKDLINIGLFSVLGFIFMMIGSFLAMVPVLMPVVPFAQGVLVGPVNMLYSTKIKKRGMIFIQSLLIALIYVAMGHGPWALLTAVIAGIIAEIILKSGEYTNVNKARLAFSIAPLCTLGNWLPIFISRNEYIQQMLEQGYNQEFIDKMLSVMPNWIIVVMAIVGIIGAYIGCSIGMAFLKKHFKKAGMEK; encoded by the coding sequence ATGAGCAAACGATTAGAGGTAAAGGATTTAATCAATATAGGATTATTTTCCGTATTAGGATTCATATTTATGATGATTGGATCATTTTTAGCAATGGTTCCGGTTTTAATGCCGGTTGTCCCATTTGCACAGGGAGTTTTGGTAGGACCTGTAAATATGCTATATTCTACCAAGATTAAAAAAAGAGGAATGATTTTTATTCAATCATTATTGATTGCATTGATATATGTTGCTATGGGACATGGACCTTGGGCATTATTGACTGCTGTTATTGCGGGGATTATTGCTGAAATAATTTTGAAATCAGGAGAATATACGAATGTAAATAAAGCGAGATTAGCATTTTCTATTGCTCCACTTTGCACATTGGGAAATTGGTTACCAATTTTTATTTCAAGAAATGAATATATTCAGCAGATGTTAGAGCAAGGATACAATCAAGAGTTCATTGATAAGATGCTTAGTGTTATGCCGAATTGGATTATTGTTGTAATGGCAATAGTAGGAATTATCGGTGCATATATAGGTTGCAGCATTGGAATGGCATTTCTAAAAAAACACTTCAAAAAAGCCGGTATGGAAAAATAA
- a CDS encoding transposon-encoded TnpW family protein, with product MKEEKREIQAPPNKQLIMDIGKTKYTVNLHFKQGTGETYKDKILKLIKRETEKI from the coding sequence ATGAAAGAAGAAAAAAGAGAAATACAAGCACCACCCAATAAACAGTTAATAATGGATATTGGAAAGACAAAATATACTGTAAACCTACATTTCAAACAAGGTACAGGAGAAACATACAAGGATAAAATACTGAAGTTAATCAAGAGAGAAACAGAAAAGATATAA
- a CDS encoding DUF3847 domain-containing protein, whose protein sequence is MKNIDEKILMAEEEIKQLQNKRKKLISQQKQEERKKRDKRLYEKGAVFESIFNESKDFTKDEFYQLITFPNIKEAINEKILKIMEKREKTEEENIEKQEKVTETEQ, encoded by the coding sequence ATGAAAAATATAGATGAAAAAATCTTAATGGCAGAAGAGGAAATTAAGCAGTTACAAAACAAAAGAAAAAAACTCATCAGTCAGCAGAAACAGGAAGAACGAAAGAAAAGAGATAAAAGGCTTTATGAAAAAGGAGCAGTTTTTGAAAGTATCTTTAACGAAAGCAAGGATTTTACCAAAGATGAATTTTATCAGCTAATTACATTCCCAAATATCAAAGAAGCAATAAATGAAAAAATCCTAAAAATCATGGAGAAAAGAGAAAAAACGGAAGAAGAAAATATAGAAAAACAAGAGAAAGTAACGGAAACAGAGCAGTAG
- a CDS encoding transposon-encoded TnpW family protein translates to MDIGKTKYTVNLHFKQDTGETYKDKILKLIKRETEKI, encoded by the coding sequence ATGGATATTGGAAAAACAAAATATACTGTAAACCTACATTTTAAGCAAGATACAGGCGAAACATACAAGGATAAAATACTAAAGCTAATCAAGAGAGAAACGGAGAAGATATAA
- the mobQ gene encoding MobQ family relaxase, with translation MAIYHLSIKIISRGKGKSAVAAASYRSGEKIKNEYDGIVHDFTRKGGIAHTEILLPQNAPQEFSDRGTLWNSVEKIEKSKNSQLAREIEIALPKELNREKQIELVREYVKENFVKVGMCADIALHDKNDGNPHAHILLTMRPLNEDKTWGAKSKKEYILDEKGEKVKLKNGNYKTRKINTVDWNEQDKAEHWRKAWADITNKYLEENSIQEKVDHRSYQRQGIEQIPTIHLGVSATQMEKKGIATDRGNINREIKHQNMILREISRRIKALLNWIRGIGKEEKEETDNLKSTLPPNENILSVFENLIRKNADNHNTDLEKYIESYQFLKEKNIISLSELKESIVTLRDKNYKTTRAIKDTEKKIDGKVQLIDQAEKYLKYKDIYKAYTKLKKIKQEDFYNEHTAELILFESARKHLKEHLGESKTLNISKWKSELTTLKKDKKSLYSQILEIREEVEHAEKVKTCIEQLQEQEKQLSQVNRNELDL, from the coding sequence ATGGCGATATATCATCTTAGTATAAAGATTATCTCAAGAGGCAAAGGCAAAAGTGCGGTTGCAGCAGCTTCTTATCGAAGTGGCGAAAAGATAAAAAACGAATATGACGGCATAGTCCATGACTTTACAAGAAAAGGCGGAATAGCACATACAGAAATCCTATTACCACAAAACGCACCACAGGAATTTTCAGACAGAGGAACGCTATGGAACAGTGTAGAGAAAATAGAAAAAAGTAAAAACTCACAGCTTGCAAGAGAAATAGAAATCGCCTTACCCAAAGAATTAAACAGGGAAAAACAGATAGAACTTGTAAGAGAATATGTAAAAGAAAATTTTGTAAAAGTCGGTATGTGTGCCGATATTGCTTTGCACGATAAAAATGACGGGAATCCACACGCTCATATCCTACTTACCATGCGACCATTAAATGAAGATAAAACATGGGGAGCGAAATCAAAAAAAGAATATATCCTTGATGAAAAGGGAGAAAAAGTAAAACTCAAAAATGGCAATTACAAAACAAGAAAAATCAATACAGTGGATTGGAACGAACAAGACAAAGCGGAACACTGGCGAAAAGCATGGGCAGATATTACAAACAAATATTTGGAAGAAAATAGCATACAGGAAAAAGTAGATCACCGTTCCTATCAAAGACAAGGTATAGAACAAATACCGACCATTCATTTAGGCGTATCAGCTACCCAAATGGAAAAGAAAGGCATAGCCACAGACAGAGGAAATATCAACCGAGAAATCAAACATCAAAATATGATTTTAAGAGAAATCTCAAGACGAATAAAAGCCTTACTAAATTGGATAAGAGGAATAGGCAAAGAAGAAAAAGAAGAAACTGATAATCTCAAATCTACCCTCCCACCCAATGAAAATATACTATCCGTTTTTGAAAATCTTATCCGTAAAAATGCAGATAACCATAATACAGATTTAGAAAAATACATCGAAAGCTATCAATTCTTAAAAGAGAAAAACATTATTTCCTTATCTGAACTGAAAGAAAGTATAGTTACTTTAAGAGATAAGAATTACAAGACCACAAGAGCCATTAAAGATACTGAAAAGAAAATAGATGGTAAAGTACAGCTTATTGACCAAGCCGAGAAATATTTGAAGTATAAGGACATCTACAAAGCCTATACGAAATTAAAGAAAATAAAACAGGAAGATTTTTATAATGAGCATACGGCGGAGCTTATTCTATTTGAAAGTGCAAGGAAACATCTCAAAGAGCATTTAGGGGAAAGTAAGACCTTAAATATATCCAAATGGAAATCGGAACTTACCACTTTGAAGAAAGATAAAAAGAGCCTATATAGTCAAATATTAGAAATACGAGAAGAAGTAGAGCATGCTGAAAAAGTTAAGACCTGTATAGAGCAGTTACAGGAACAAGAAAAACAACTATCACAGGTAAATAGGAATGAGTTAGACCTATAA
- a CDS encoding alpha/beta fold hydrolase — MNIHEFGKGNEQAILLIHPSVVRWDYFEHLIPLLKNKYHLIIPALPGYDSEDESDFTSIEKIAAELNEWLQAEEIAELYAVYGCSMGGSVALMVTLGQLIPIRHCIMDGGITPYQLPWLVTRFIALRDYLMVMLGRTGGVRLLEKAFATDEYSKEDLQYVADVLKCSSRKTLWRTFDSCNNYKIPQPIPKVDTQMHYWYADGEEKERKLDIAYMNQHFPQTEFKVLPKLGHAGLVLLKPDLFVTMINELF; from the coding sequence ATGAATATACATGAATTTGGAAAAGGTAATGAACAAGCAATTCTGCTGATACATCCTTCTGTTGTAAGATGGGATTATTTTGAACATTTAATTCCGCTTCTCAAAAACAAATATCATCTGATTATTCCGGCTCTTCCCGGATATGATTCTGAGGATGAAAGTGACTTTACAAGCATTGAGAAGATCGCTGCCGAATTGAATGAGTGGCTTCAGGCTGAAGAGATTGCCGAATTGTATGCAGTATATGGGTGCTCGATGGGCGGCTCCGTTGCTTTAATGGTAACGCTTGGACAACTTATTCCAATCAGACACTGCATTATGGACGGAGGCATTACACCATATCAGCTACCATGGCTTGTCACACGCTTTATCGCCTTGAGAGACTATCTCATGGTGATGCTGGGCAGGACAGGTGGAGTGCGCTTGCTTGAGAAGGCTTTTGCTACCGATGAATATTCGAAGGAAGATCTTCAATATGTTGCAGATGTTTTGAAGTGCTCCAGTAGAAAAACGTTATGGAGAACTTTTGACTCATGCAACAACTATAAGATTCCACAGCCCATTCCGAAGGTCGATACGCAAATGCATTACTGGTATGCCGATGGCGAAGAAAAGGAGCGAAAACTTGATATCGCCTACATGAATCAGCATTTTCCGCAAACAGAATTCAAGGTTTTGCCTAAACTGGGGCATGCAGGTCTTGTTTTACTGAAACCGGATTTATTTGTGACAATGATAAACGAATTGTTTTGA
- a CDS encoding energy-coupling factor transporter transmembrane component T — MIIKLDFRTKLFMTIVLSYVMVLGNIQTKYFVQAILISTIPIILLINAKYIRVAIIGVATLLFVYAADKFLIGLNYNPVVAILLIIVMVIKKILPAFLMGRYTILTSNVGESIYSLKKMKCPDEIAIPLTVMVRFFYAARIDYSNIKKAMRLRGLTLKRLIKSPILLFEYRLVPLLMCLSKAADDLTVSAMTKGLAVNQKRTSISETYMGLVDFMFFLIMAWIIYLYIRGKYA, encoded by the coding sequence ATGATAATCAAACTTGATTTTCGTACAAAACTTTTTATGACGATAGTTCTTTCATATGTGATGGTATTAGGCAATATTCAAACAAAGTATTTCGTGCAAGCCATTTTAATATCCACAATTCCGATAATACTTTTAATTAACGCAAAATATATAAGAGTAGCTATTATTGGAGTGGCTACTCTTTTGTTTGTTTATGCTGCTGATAAATTTCTGATAGGGCTTAATTACAATCCTGTGGTTGCAATTTTATTGATAATAGTGATGGTTATTAAAAAAATTCTCCCCGCATTTTTGATGGGGAGATATACCATACTTACATCAAATGTTGGAGAAAGCATTTACTCATTAAAAAAAATGAAATGTCCTGATGAAATAGCCATTCCCTTGACGGTAATGGTACGTTTCTTTTATGCTGCAAGGATTGATTATAGTAATATAAAAAAAGCTATGCGTTTGAGAGGATTGACGCTTAAAAGGTTAATAAAGAGTCCAATTTTATTATTTGAATATAGATTAGTGCCATTATTGATGTGCTTATCAAAGGCAGCAGATGATTTGACGGTATCAGCTATGACGAAAGGGTTGGCTGTAAATCAAAAGAGAACAAGTATTAGTGAAACATATATGGGACTTGTTGACTTTATGTTTTTCTTAATAATGGCATGGATAATCTATCTATATATAAGGGGAAAATATGCTTGA